The segment AATTGTCATATACACATTTTCAGGGGTCCTGCTTCCATCAGAATTTACCGTCATCAGTCCATATGTACCATTTTCCATGAGGTATTTTATATTAGGAAGGTCATTTGCAACATAGTCATTCAAATTAACTCTATCTACAATAAATATAACTATTTTTCTATCTTTTATACTATTTACTTGTCCGTAAGAAACAGTGCTAAAGAGGATTAAAAAAGCTAAAACCAATCCCATTATTCTTGCTGTAAATTTCATAAAAAGCCTCCTAAATCTTTGGATAATTACAGTAATTTATTTTAACCCTTTTTTAAATTAATATCAACATCTATCGCTATAAAATAAAAAGCAGTTTTCACTGCCCAAAATCTTGATATTGCTTTATTACTTCACTAATGGCTTTAGCTAGATATTTTGTAGTTGCAATCGCCTCCTCTAAAGTATTATAGTTACTTCCTAATTCTATCAGTATCGATTTTTCAAGAAGATGCTGATTATATTCACTGTAGGGCTTTACCTGTACTCCTAAAGATAAGCCAGGATATAGCTCATTTAATTTATCACTTATTTTCTTAGCAAATTCGTAATTTTTTCTCCAATCTTCTTTCATTTCTGGTGTCCTTCTAGAGCCTATTATGAAAGAAACTTTTGCTACTTTTTCTCCATTTATATCCATCACATATCTTTTTCTAAAATCTTGGTTTGGCAAATTGCTCAAAACAGGAATAGTTTCTACCCCTGGTTTCATAACAGCACCATAGCCATCTCTATGCAAGTCAATCGCTGCTTTAATAGAAGGATACTCTTTTAAAATTTTACTGACCGTTGCAAAAGAGTTTACATAGGATTTGTCATAGTTGTAATCATGGATAGTTTTATCGTGCAATACAGAAATTCCTTCTTTTTTAAAATATTCCGCAAGATAATCCCCTACTTTTGCGACAGTATAATTTAAATCATCTGTCCTATCATAGCCATACGTTGCTATGTATTTGTTTTTCTCTGTAGCAGCATAAGCTTCCATAGTATGAGTATGATATATCAAAAGATAGGGTTTATTATTATCTATATTTTTTAAAGCTGGTTTTTCTTCTTCTCCTTGTGTCTGAGACGTGTTTTTGTCACTTCGTGCATTAGTATCAAGTGAATTCCCATTGTCATTAGAAGAGGGATTTGTTTGGACATTGTTATGTATATCACTGGCACTTACTTTTTTTAAATCTACCTGTGCTAAAATTGGAAGCTGAAATTTCAATATATTAATGGGGTCCTTAATTTTAGCATTTAGCAAAGAAGAAAAGGTTAAATCTTTTCCTATATACCCTTGAGAAGAAAAAGCTACTTCTATTATCGGCAGGCTATAATTTATTGAAGTTACAAATAAACTCTCTAATTTATCATACTCCTCTGAAAAAGAATCACCAATTACCTGTTTATATTCACCCTTATAAGGTTGGGTCATCCAATTATAAAGAAAGACGTTTATCAATAACAAAATCAGAAACATTATTCTTCGTATCTTTGAAAAGCTATAATATCTATACAAAAGAAGCACCTCTCTTTAGTTTTTATATTTTATAAATATTCCATCAAGAGGTGCTTTATTACTTTATGTTTAATGAAGCAATTGATTCATTTCCCTTTCTGTAAGCCCAGGTTGCAGTGCAAGATTTATCCCTCTGGAAATAATTGAAGCTATATTTTTTACCAATAAATCTATTTCTTTAGGAGTGACTACAAGATTATGTACATAAGGTGTTAAAACTTCTTGAATGAGACTATATTTCTCTTGTTGACTCATATTCTTAAGTACTTCATAAAAAGGGCTTTCTTCTTTGGTCTGTTTTAGTAACTCTTCTGTTAAATATTCAATGGTGTCGTTAGCAATTGTGACCGCATCTACTACTGTAGGAACTCCTATGGCTATTACAGGTATTCCTAGGCTTTGCTCAGTAATGGAAAGCCTTCTATTACCTATTCCAGACCCTGGGCTTATACCTGTATTTGAAATTTGAATAGTAGTAGATAATCTCTCTAATCTTCTCGAAGCCAAAGCGTCAATTGTAATTATTAAGTCAGGTTTTATTCTGTCAACTACACCTTTTAAAATTTCAGCCGTTTCTATTCCGGTAATCCCTAAAACTCCGGGAGAAATTGCGCTGACAGACCGAATTTCATCACCAAATTGTTGAGGTGCGTATTCCTTTAAATGCCTTGTCACTACAATATTTGAAACTACGCGAGGTCCCAGCGCATCAGGAGTTACATTCCAATTGCCCAACCCTACTACTAAAACTTGTGTATTTTCCGTCAAATTA is part of the Thermoanaerobacter uzonensis DSM 18761 genome and harbors:
- the spoIIP gene encoding stage II sporulation protein P, with the translated sequence MYRYYSFSKIRRIMFLILLLINVFLYNWMTQPYKGEYKQVIGDSFSEEYDKLESLFVTSINYSLPIIEVAFSSQGYIGKDLTFSSLLNAKIKDPINILKFQLPILAQVDLKKVSASDIHNNVQTNPSSNDNGNSLDTNARSDKNTSQTQGEEEKPALKNIDNNKPYLLIYHTHTMEAYAATEKNKYIATYGYDRTDDLNYTVAKVGDYLAEYFKKEGISVLHDKTIHDYNYDKSYVNSFATVSKILKEYPSIKAAIDLHRDGYGAVMKPGVETIPVLSNLPNQDFRKRYVMDINGEKVAKVSFIIGSRRTPEMKEDWRKNYEFAKKISDKLNELYPGLSLGVQVKPYSEYNQHLLEKSILIELGSNYNTLEEAIATTKYLAKAISEVIKQYQDFGQ
- the gpr gene encoding GPR endopeptidase, which translates into the protein MYSIRTDLAVEARELYKGREIPGVRVDEKHLEGIKVTKVKILNEEGEKAMGKPVGDYITIEAPGLIERDLDLEEEVAKVLADIIKEIANLTENTQVLVVGLGNWNVTPDALGPRVVSNIVVTRHLKEYAPQQFGDEIRSVSAISPGVLGITGIETAEILKGVVDRIKPDLIITIDALASRRLERLSTTIQISNTGISPGSGIGNRRLSITEQSLGIPVIAIGVPTVVDAVTIANDTIEYLTEELLKQTKEESPFYEVLKNMSQQEKYSLIQEVLTPYVHNLVVTPKEIDLLVKNIASIISRGINLALQPGLTEREMNQLLH